From Pseudomonas sp. stari2, a single genomic window includes:
- a CDS encoding TonB-dependent receptor encodes MLMNTPRFTLKPLVATISRHRFVPLYLVAMGMGAGVQAAEDDNNVPAAAAVVAPTTQLQRVEVTGSAIRRVDAETAVPITVLKADELRKQGVTTTAELVQRITGSQSINNSAGSVGAATGGASFADMRGIGANKTLVLLNGRRLANNALSGTNSAGGAVDLNMIPFAAIERVEVLRDGASALYGTDAIGGVINFITKKSMTDGQLTLGGETPTHSGGGATKDMSASWGYGDLEQDRFNVLGVFNYNKQQNLDANDRSFARDYVPGRGLDQTSGTAFPGNYSQNGNATNPLANSNCNGPNLVARDGLCRFSTREYIDLVPQTEKTSFFGKTTAKLADDHNVNLEYFWSRNNNATAVGPAPLTGLSLDSSSPYYPGNGITPAPTGFALDPTQPVDVNWRETAAGPRESKDQNTSQRFLLSFDGLVGGWDYNVGASYNQNKIVSSVTSGYVSDQAMISGLASGLLNPFGPQTSAGQQYIDQAMYHGAYSTAVGRVAGFDGRISREIGDWFGAGPAGLALGGEYRKEKFHQDFESFAGDIQSLGIDPAGSVEGDRSVKAAYAEINVPVLDSLELSAAVRHDKYSDFGSTTNPKYSFRYQPLKELVVRGAYSEGFRAPSLYELYSPRSITYTQGYYNDPVLCTGGVVQPGGNGGRDCGQQFLNQIGGNEDLAPEKARNVTLGFVYQPVNNLSVGLDFWWIHISNQIQPFPESTVFDQAGSYPDRFVRNADGTLNYIVTGNANLGIVETNGVDVSLDYRFPNTPYGQFGLGLQGTYVDEYDFQSTIKGPFTDKVGDFKGDGVIARWKHNLTGSWTFGAARAALTNRFTTGYNDYDRETNARVASYSVWDLSAGYTFDKVLDVDAGVKNLFDRDPPFTNQAYNFQSGYDPRYTDPLGRTLFARMTYHF; translated from the coding sequence ATGCTGATGAACACTCCACGCTTCACGCTCAAACCCTTGGTGGCGACGATTTCCCGCCACCGTTTCGTTCCGTTGTACCTGGTGGCCATGGGGATGGGCGCCGGGGTTCAGGCGGCCGAGGACGACAACAACGTCCCGGCCGCCGCTGCGGTGGTCGCACCGACCACGCAACTGCAACGGGTCGAGGTGACCGGTTCGGCGATCCGTCGGGTCGACGCGGAAACGGCGGTGCCGATCACCGTGCTCAAGGCCGATGAGCTGCGTAAACAGGGCGTGACCACCACCGCCGAACTGGTGCAGCGCATCACCGGCAGCCAGTCAATCAACAACAGCGCAGGCTCGGTCGGCGCGGCCACCGGCGGCGCCTCGTTCGCCGACATGCGCGGCATCGGCGCGAACAAGACGCTGGTGCTGCTCAACGGTCGCCGGCTGGCCAACAACGCGCTGTCGGGCACCAACTCGGCCGGCGGCGCGGTGGATCTGAACATGATCCCGTTTGCCGCGATCGAGCGCGTGGAAGTACTGCGCGACGGCGCCTCGGCCCTGTACGGCACCGATGCCATCGGCGGCGTGATCAATTTCATCACCAAAAAATCCATGACCGACGGCCAGCTCACCCTCGGCGGTGAAACCCCGACCCACAGCGGCGGCGGTGCGACCAAGGACATGAGCGCCAGTTGGGGCTACGGCGACCTGGAGCAGGACCGCTTCAACGTGCTCGGCGTGTTCAACTACAACAAGCAGCAGAACCTCGACGCCAACGACCGCTCCTTCGCCCGCGACTACGTGCCCGGCCGTGGCCTGGACCAGACCTCAGGCACCGCGTTCCCCGGCAACTACAGCCAGAATGGCAACGCCACCAATCCACTGGCCAACAGCAATTGTAACGGCCCCAACCTGGTGGCCCGTGACGGCCTCTGCCGCTTCAGCACCCGCGAATACATCGACCTGGTGCCGCAGACAGAGAAGACTTCGTTCTTCGGCAAGACCACCGCCAAACTGGCCGACGATCACAACGTCAACCTCGAATACTTCTGGTCGCGCAATAACAACGCCACCGCCGTGGGACCTGCGCCATTGACCGGCCTGAGCCTGGATTCGTCCTCGCCCTACTACCCCGGCAACGGCATCACCCCGGCGCCCACCGGTTTCGCCCTCGACCCGACGCAACCGGTGGACGTGAACTGGCGCGAAACCGCCGCCGGCCCCCGCGAATCGAAAGACCAGAACACCAGCCAGCGCTTTTTGCTGAGCTTCGACGGTCTGGTCGGCGGCTGGGACTACAACGTCGGCGCCTCGTACAACCAGAACAAGATCGTCTCCAGCGTCACCAGCGGCTACGTCAGCGATCAGGCGATGATCAGTGGTCTGGCCAGCGGCCTGCTCAACCCGTTCGGCCCGCAGACCAGTGCCGGTCAGCAGTACATCGACCAAGCCATGTACCACGGTGCCTATTCCACGGCAGTCGGTCGGGTCGCCGGTTTCGACGGGCGGATCAGCCGCGAGATCGGCGACTGGTTCGGCGCCGGCCCGGCCGGTCTGGCACTGGGCGGCGAATACCGCAAAGAGAAATTCCATCAGGACTTCGAGTCGTTCGCCGGTGATATCCAGAGCCTGGGCATCGACCCGGCCGGCAGCGTCGAGGGCGACCGCAGCGTGAAAGCCGCCTACGCGGAAATCAACGTGCCGGTGCTCGACAGCCTGGAACTGTCCGCCGCCGTGCGTCACGACAAATACAGCGATTTCGGCAGCACCACCAACCCGAAATATTCGTTCCGCTATCAGCCACTCAAGGAACTGGTGGTGCGCGGTGCCTACAGCGAAGGCTTCCGCGCACCGTCGCTGTATGAGCTGTATTCACCGCGCAGCATCACCTACACCCAGGGCTACTACAACGACCCGGTGCTGTGTACCGGCGGCGTGGTGCAACCGGGCGGCAACGGCGGGCGCGATTGCGGTCAGCAGTTCCTCAACCAGATCGGCGGCAACGAAGACCTGGCACCGGAGAAAGCACGCAACGTGACCTTGGGCTTCGTTTATCAGCCGGTCAACAATCTGTCCGTGGGACTGGACTTCTGGTGGATTCACATCTCCAACCAGATCCAGCCGTTCCCGGAGTCCACCGTGTTCGATCAGGCCGGCAGCTACCCCGACCGCTTCGTGCGCAACGCCGACGGCACGCTCAATTACATCGTCACCGGCAACGCCAACCTCGGCATCGTCGAAACCAACGGCGTTGACGTGTCGCTGGACTATCGCTTCCCGAACACGCCGTACGGTCAGTTCGGTCTGGGCCTGCAAGGCACTTATGTCGACGAGTACGACTTTCAGAGCACCATCAAGGGCCCGTTCACCGACAAGGTCGGCGACTTCAAGGGCGACGGTGTGATTGCCCGCTGGAAACACAACCTGACCGGTTCCTGGACCTTCGGCGCGGCCCGCGCGGCACTGACCAACCGCTTCACCACCGGCTACAACGACTACGACCGCGAGACCAACGCACGGGTCGCGTCGTACTCGGTGTGGGACCTGTCGGCCGGCTACACCTTCGACAAGGTGCTGGACGTGGATGCGGGAGTGAAGAACCTGTTCGACCGCGACCCGCCGTTCACCAACCAGGCCTACAACTTCCAGAGCGGCTATGACCCGCGCTACACCGATCCGCTGGGCCGCACGCTGTTTGCGCGCATGACGTACCACTTCTGA
- a CDS encoding extracellular solute-binding protein, whose translation MTIMRNMAGLLLGSALLCNAASALAGGSYAMTVYGEAPKYPAGFQHFDFVNPDAPKGGSLSRASMEIGQYNYITPYADQGISVVQVNDWVYSPLAFRSLDEPYTVYGLVAQTMERDTDGLWVRFNLNPEARFADGTPITAEDVRYTFELLMTKGSLSYRQQYADVQDVLIEGPRQIRFTFKNNLNRTLALDLASLRPVPEHWWKTRDFANGGGFEPPLGSGPYRVSKVDAGRSIGFQRDPDWWGKDLPVSRGMYNFDSLTVNFYGDTDVARQLLQAGAFDYNREFSSSGYVVGYDSPALRDGRLQQAILAPDKPTSAQGFVFNLQNPLFKDRRVRQALSLLWDFEWTNKQMMRGFYVRQNSYWPKSEMAATALPDAGELAILEPLRGQIPDEVFNRVYQAPKTDGSGYIRDKQLQALKLLAEAGWTPKNNRLVNAAGEPFEFTFLDGQGGFDRMLLPYKRTLAQIGITLNLRRIDSAQYINRLNARDYDMIVTSFPRSGDPIVSPGRELYSLYASQSATQVGSSNSMVLADPAVDRLIDGLVQANTRDAMVRYARALDRVLQWGDYMIPNYYSKGTPTVYQNRFGRPSVQPIYSEGLDTWWEVSAKPLTNQQMSALHQLAGGQ comes from the coding sequence ATGACAATCATGCGCAACATGGCCGGCCTGCTGCTCGGCAGTGCGCTGCTGTGCAACGCGGCATCCGCGCTGGCCGGCGGCAGCTACGCGATGACAGTGTATGGCGAGGCGCCAAAATACCCCGCGGGTTTCCAGCACTTCGATTTCGTCAATCCCGACGCCCCGAAGGGAGGCTCGCTCAGCCGCGCCTCAATGGAAATCGGTCAGTACAACTACATCACCCCGTATGCCGATCAGGGCATTTCCGTGGTGCAGGTCAACGACTGGGTGTATTCGCCGCTGGCGTTCCGCTCGCTGGACGAGCCCTACACCGTCTATGGTCTGGTGGCGCAAACCATGGAGCGCGATACCGACGGTCTTTGGGTGCGTTTCAACCTCAATCCCGAGGCACGTTTCGCCGACGGCACACCGATCACCGCCGAGGACGTGCGCTACACCTTCGAGCTGTTGATGACCAAGGGCAGCCTGAGTTATCGCCAGCAATACGCCGATGTGCAGGACGTGCTGATCGAAGGCCCGCGACAGATTCGCTTCACCTTCAAGAACAACCTCAACCGCACTCTGGCGCTGGATCTGGCATCGCTGCGGCCAGTGCCCGAGCACTGGTGGAAAACCCGCGATTTCGCCAACGGCGGCGGCTTCGAACCACCACTGGGCAGCGGCCCGTACCGGGTGAGCAAGGTCGATGCGGGGCGCAGCATCGGTTTCCAGCGCGATCCGGATTGGTGGGGCAAGGACTTGCCGGTCAGTCGCGGGATGTACAACTTCGACAGCCTGACCGTGAACTTCTATGGCGACACCGACGTCGCCCGACAACTGCTGCAGGCCGGGGCGTTCGACTACAACCGCGAGTTTTCTTCATCCGGCTACGTGGTCGGTTACGACAGCCCGGCCCTGCGCGACGGTCGCCTGCAACAGGCGATTCTCGCCCCGGACAAACCGACCAGCGCCCAGGGGTTTGTGTTCAACCTGCAGAACCCGCTGTTCAAGGATCGCCGCGTGCGTCAGGCGCTGAGCCTGCTGTGGGATTTCGAGTGGACCAACAAGCAGATGATGCGCGGCTTCTACGTGCGCCAGAACAGCTACTGGCCGAAGAGTGAAATGGCCGCCACCGCCCTGCCCGACGCCGGAGAACTGGCGATCCTCGAGCCGCTGCGCGGACAGATCCCGGACGAAGTTTTCAACCGGGTCTATCAGGCGCCGAAAACCGATGGCAGCGGCTACATCCGCGACAAGCAGTTGCAGGCGCTGAAACTGCTGGCGGAGGCCGGATGGACGCCGAAAAACAACCGCCTGGTAAACGCCGCCGGAGAGCCATTCGAATTCACCTTCCTCGACGGCCAGGGCGGCTTCGACCGCATGCTGCTGCCCTACAAACGCACCCTGGCGCAGATCGGCATCACCCTGAATCTGCGGCGCATCGATTCGGCGCAATACATCAACCGGCTCAACGCCCGGGACTACGACATGATCGTCACCAGTTTCCCCCGCAGCGGCGATCCGATCGTCTCGCCGGGCCGCGAGTTGTACAGCCTGTATGCCTCGCAGAGCGCCACACAAGTCGGCAGCTCCAATTCGATGGTACTGGCGGACCCGGCGGTAGACCGGCTGATCGACGGCCTCGTCCAGGCCAATACCCGCGACGCCATGGTGCGTTACGCCCGCGCCCTCGACCGGGTGCTGCAATGGGGTGATTACATGATTCCCAACTACTACTCCAAAGGCACGCCGACGGTGTATCAGAACCGCTTCGGCAGGCCGTCGGTGCAACCGATTTACAGCGAAGGCCTCGACACCTGGTGGGAGGTCTCGGCCAAGCCGCTGACCAACCAGCAGATGAGTGCCCTGCACCAACTCGCGGGGGGCCAGTGA
- a CDS encoding microcin C ABC transporter permease YejB, with translation MWRYLSRRLLLIIPTLLCILVVNFVIVQAAPGGPVEQAIARLQGFGGHSMGGASEVTAIGGAGRSSRGLDPALIEEIKHHYGFDRPMHERLWLMLKNYAQLDLGSSFFRGAKVTDLIVQKLPVSLSLGLWATLITYLISIPLGIRKAIKNGSAFDVWSSTAIIVGYAMPAFLFAILLIVVFAGGSYVNWFPVQGLVSDHFDSLSLWGKVGDYLWHLVLPVTALVIGGFATLTILTKNSFLNEISRQYVITARAKGLTERRVLYGHVFRNAMLLVVAGVPSALIEVFFAGSLLIETIFNLDGLGRMSYEAAVSRDYPVVFGTLFLFTLFGLLIKLIGDLCYTLLDPRIDFSARTA, from the coding sequence ATGTGGCGTTATCTGAGTCGACGTCTGTTGCTGATCATCCCGACGCTGCTGTGCATTCTGGTGGTCAACTTCGTCATCGTGCAGGCGGCGCCCGGCGGTCCGGTGGAGCAGGCCATCGCTCGCCTGCAAGGCTTCGGCGGGCACAGCATGGGCGGCGCCAGCGAAGTGACCGCGATCGGCGGTGCCGGGCGCAGCAGCCGTGGCCTGGACCCGGCGCTGATCGAAGAGATCAAGCACCACTACGGTTTCGACCGACCGATGCACGAACGCCTGTGGCTGATGCTCAAGAACTACGCGCAACTGGACTTGGGCAGCAGTTTCTTTCGCGGTGCGAAAGTGACCGATCTGATCGTGCAGAAGCTGCCGGTGTCGCTGTCCCTCGGCCTGTGGGCGACCTTGATCACCTACCTGATTTCGATCCCGTTGGGGATCCGCAAGGCGATCAAAAACGGCAGCGCGTTCGATGTCTGGAGCAGCACGGCAATCATCGTCGGTTACGCGATGCCGGCGTTTCTGTTCGCGATTCTGTTGATCGTGGTGTTCGCCGGTGGCAGTTACGTCAACTGGTTTCCGGTACAGGGGCTGGTCTCGGACCACTTCGACAGCCTGAGCCTGTGGGGCAAGGTCGGCGACTACCTGTGGCATCTGGTGTTACCGGTGACGGCGCTGGTGATCGGCGGTTTTGCGACGTTGACGATCCTGACCAAAAACAGCTTCCTCAACGAGATCAGCCGTCAGTACGTGATCACCGCACGCGCCAAGGGCCTGACCGAAAGACGTGTGCTCTACGGCCATGTGTTTCGCAACGCGATGCTGCTGGTGGTGGCTGGTGTGCCGTCGGCATTGATCGAGGTGTTTTTCGCCGGTTCCCTGCTGATCGAAACCATCTTCAACCTCGATGGCCTCGGGCGCATGAGCTACGAAGCGGCGGTGTCACGGGACTACCCGGTGGTGTTCGGCACGCTGTTCCTGTTCACCCTGTTCGGCCTGTTGATCAAGCTGATCGGCGACCTCTGCTACACCCTGCTTGACCCGCGCATCGACTTCTCGGCGAGGACTGCCTGA
- a CDS encoding ABC transporter permease: MFTLSPMGRRRIAQFKANRRGRWSLWLFVGLCLICLGGELIANDKPLVIRYHDAFYFPILSDYQETDFGGELPFQPDYASNYVHQLIEDQGGWMLFPPIPFSYDTVNYDLTEPAPSPPSSSNWLGTDDQARDVLARVIFGTRISILFALILTAVSALVGIVAGALQGYYGGWVDLLGQRVLEIWSGLPVLYLLIILSGFVSPSFWWLLGIMALFSWLALVDVVRAEFLRGRSLEYVKAARALGLTDSELMRRHILPNAMTSTLTYLPFILTGAIATLTALDFLGFGMPAGTASLGELIGQAKRNLQAPWLGLTAFFALALILSLLVFIGEACRDAFDPRS, from the coding sequence ATGTTCACACTTTCCCCTATGGGCCGGCGGCGCATCGCGCAATTCAAGGCCAACCGTCGCGGGCGCTGGTCGCTGTGGCTGTTCGTCGGACTGTGCCTGATCTGCCTCGGCGGCGAACTGATCGCCAACGACAAACCGCTGGTGATCCGCTACCACGACGCTTTTTACTTCCCGATCCTCAGCGATTATCAGGAAACCGATTTCGGCGGCGAATTGCCGTTCCAGCCGGATTACGCCAGCAATTACGTGCACCAACTGATCGAGGATCAGGGCGGCTGGATGCTGTTCCCGCCGATCCCGTTCAGCTACGACACGGTCAATTACGACCTTACGGAACCGGCGCCGAGCCCGCCATCCTCCAGCAACTGGCTGGGCACCGACGATCAGGCGCGGGACGTGTTGGCGCGGGTGATTTTCGGCACGCGGATTTCGATTCTGTTTGCGCTGATCCTCACCGCCGTCAGTGCGCTGGTCGGCATCGTGGCCGGGGCGTTGCAGGGTTATTACGGCGGCTGGGTCGACTTGCTCGGGCAGCGGGTGCTGGAGATCTGGTCGGGGCTGCCGGTGCTGTACCTGCTGATTATTTTGTCGGGGTTCGTCTCGCCGAGTTTCTGGTGGCTGCTGGGGATCATGGCGCTGTTTTCCTGGCTGGCACTGGTGGACGTGGTGCGCGCCGAGTTCCTGCGCGGGCGCAGCCTGGAATACGTCAAGGCCGCACGGGCCCTGGGCCTGACGGACAGCGAGCTGATGCGCCGGCACATTCTGCCCAACGCCATGACCTCCACCCTCACCTACCTGCCGTTCATTCTGACCGGCGCCATCGCCACCCTCACCGCGCTGGACTTTCTCGGCTTCGGCATGCCCGCCGGCACCGCGTCGCTGGGTGAACTGATCGGCCAGGCCAAGCGCAATCTGCAAGCGCCGTGGCTGGGGCTGACGGCGTTTTTTGCCCTGGCGCTGATTCTGTCCTTGCTGGTGTTTATCGGCGAAGCCTGCCGTGACGCATTCGATCCGCGATCCTGA
- a CDS encoding ABC transporter ATP-binding protein, whose protein sequence is MTDNLIEIRDLRVAFAGHEVVHGVNLDIRRGECLALVGESGSGKSVTAHSILRLLPTKTVSSTGSIRYNGVDLLRASEQQLRGLRGNRIAMIFQEPMTSLNPLHTVEKQISEVLEIHKGLKGRAARQRTLELLELVGIRQPLQRLKAYPHQLSGGQRQRVMIAMALANEPELLIADEPTTALDVTVQQKILELLIELQQRLGMSLLLISHDLNLVRRIAQRVCVMRHGEIVEQADCATLFRTPQHPYSRLLIEAEPSGAPVPSRYDHNLLEVDDLKVWFPLPKALFSRTQEYIKAVDGVSFRLQRGKTLGIVGESGSGKSTLGQAILRLVESEGDIRFGNKQLNLFNQRLMRPLRRQIQVVFQDPFGSLSPRMSVQQIIAEGLLTHGIGTAEEREAAVIRVLEEVGLDPRSRHRYPHEFSGGQRQRISIARALVLEPALILLDEPTSALDRTVQKQVVELLRQLQIRHGLTYLFISHDLAVVHALAHDLMVIKDGKVVEQGSSREIFAAPQHAYTQALLKASGLVQVQSAERMAVL, encoded by the coding sequence ATGACCGACAACCTGATTGAAATTCGCGACCTGCGCGTCGCCTTCGCCGGGCATGAAGTGGTGCACGGCGTGAACCTCGACATCCGCCGTGGCGAGTGCCTGGCACTGGTCGGCGAATCCGGCTCGGGCAAGTCGGTGACGGCGCACTCGATCCTGCGTTTGCTGCCAACCAAGACCGTCAGCAGCACGGGCAGCATCCGCTACAACGGCGTGGACTTGCTGCGCGCCAGCGAACAACAGCTGCGCGGCTTGCGCGGCAACCGCATCGCGATGATTTTCCAGGAGCCGATGACTTCGCTGAACCCGCTGCACACGGTGGAAAAACAGATCAGCGAAGTGCTGGAGATCCACAAGGGGCTCAAGGGTCGCGCCGCGCGCCAGCGCACGCTGGAGCTGCTGGAACTGGTGGGCATTCGCCAACCGTTGCAACGGTTGAAGGCCTATCCGCACCAGCTCTCCGGCGGCCAGCGGCAACGAGTGATGATCGCCATGGCGCTGGCCAACGAACCCGAATTGCTGATCGCCGATGAGCCGACCACGGCGCTGGACGTGACCGTGCAGCAGAAGATTCTCGAGCTGCTGATCGAGTTGCAGCAACGCCTCGGCATGTCGCTGCTGCTGATCAGTCACGACCTCAACCTGGTGCGGCGCATCGCCCAACGGGTGTGTGTGATGCGCCACGGGGAAATCGTCGAACAGGCCGACTGCGCAACGCTGTTCCGCACCCCGCAGCATCCCTACAGCCGCCTGCTGATCGAGGCGGAACCGTCGGGCGCACCAGTGCCGAGTCGCTACGATCACAACCTGCTGGAAGTGGACGATCTGAAAGTCTGGTTCCCGCTGCCCAAGGCGTTGTTCAGCCGCACCCAGGAATACATCAAGGCCGTGGACGGCGTGAGTTTCCGTCTGCAACGGGGCAAGACCCTGGGCATTGTCGGCGAGTCCGGCTCGGGCAAGTCGACGCTGGGCCAGGCGATTCTGCGGCTGGTGGAATCCGAAGGCGACATTCGGTTCGGCAACAAGCAATTGAACCTGTTCAATCAGCGCTTGATGCGCCCGTTGCGCCGGCAGATCCAGGTGGTGTTCCAGGACCCGTTCGGCAGCCTCAGCCCACGGATGTCGGTGCAGCAGATCATCGCCGAAGGCCTGCTGACCCACGGTATCGGCACGGCCGAGGAACGTGAGGCGGCGGTGATCCGCGTGCTGGAGGAAGTCGGCCTCGACCCACGGAGCCGCCATCGCTATCCCCACGAATTCTCCGGCGGCCAGCGCCAGCGCATTTCCATCGCCCGGGCACTGGTGCTGGAACCGGCGCTGATACTGCTCGATGAACCGACCTCGGCGCTGGATCGCACGGTGCAGAAACAGGTGGTGGAATTGTTGCGGCAATTGCAGATCCGTCACGGCTTGACGTACCTGTTCATCAGCCATGACCTGGCGGTGGTGCATGCGCTGGCGCACGACTTGATGGTGATCAAGGATGGAAAAGTGGTGGAACAGGGATCATCGCGAGAGATTTTTGCAGCGCCGCAGCATGCTTATACGCAAGCGTTGCTCAAGGCTTCGGGTTTGGTACAGGTACAGAGTGCCGAGCGAATGGCTGTGCTTTGA
- a CDS encoding phage infection protein — protein sequence MKRQVILSIALSVLAFNAFAAKPAHTMIAEGGSDRLIEQRVAEGGSDRLLERRVAEGGSDRLQERRVAEGGSDRLQERRVAEGGSDRLLERRVAEGGSDRLQERRVAEGGSDRLLERRVAEGGSDRLQERRVAEGGSDRLQERRVAEGGSDRLIERRVA from the coding sequence ATGAAACGCCAAGTCATCCTCAGCATTGCCCTTTCGGTTCTGGCCTTCAACGCTTTTGCCGCCAAACCTGCCCACACCATGATCGCTGAAGGCGGTTCGGATCGGTTGATCGAACAGCGCGTCGCTGAAGGTGGTTCGGATCGCCTGCTGGAACGCCGTGTTGCCGAAGGTGGCTCGGATCGCCTGCAAGAACGTCGCGTCGCTGAAGGTGGTTCGGATCGTCTGCAAGAACGTCGCGTTGCCGAAGGTGGTTCGGATCGCCTGCTGGAACGCCGTGTTGCCGAAGGTGGTTCGGATCGTCTGCAAGAACGTCGCGTTGCCGAAGGTGGTTCGGATCGCCTGCTGGAACGCCGTGTTGCCGAAGGTGGTTCGGATCGTCTGCAAGAACGCCGTGTTGCCGAAGGTGGTTCGGATCGTCTGCAAGAACGTCGCGTCGCTGAAGGTGGCTCGGATCGTCTGATCGAACGCCGCGTTGCCTGA
- a CDS encoding DUF1615 domain-containing protein produces the protein MQSPRLFLSLAALLMLAGCAGQRSQEPAPRAPAEVKAQIVRLLPAKTADRQGWATDIYTAFAAQGISPTTQNLCSVLAVAEQESNFQVDPPVPGLGKIARDEIDRRAAKVHIPSLLVSGALQVRSPNGKSYSERLSAARTEKDLSAIFDDFIGMVPMGRTLFGGFNPVHTAGPMQVSIEFAEQHAKGYPYPVNGTIRHEVFTRRGGMYFGIAHLLGYPVSYREPLYRFADFNAGWYASRNAAFQNAVSRVSGVPLALDGDLIRYDSIMPGTTELAVRRLGKSLGMRNPVIREQLEKGNTLGFEETKLYQRVFELADKAEGKSLPRAVLPGIVLQSPKITRKLTTAWFAKRVDERYRRCMAKD, from the coding sequence ATGCAAAGCCCTCGATTATTTCTCAGCCTCGCCGCGCTGCTGATGCTGGCCGGTTGCGCCGGGCAGCGCAGCCAGGAGCCGGCCCCGCGCGCGCCGGCCGAGGTCAAGGCGCAGATCGTGCGCCTGCTGCCGGCGAAAACCGCCGACCGCCAGGGCTGGGCCACGGACATCTACACCGCGTTCGCCGCCCAGGGCATCAGCCCGACCACGCAAAACCTGTGTTCGGTGCTGGCCGTCGCCGAGCAGGAATCCAACTTTCAGGTCGACCCGCCGGTGCCGGGCCTGGGCAAGATTGCCCGCGACGAGATCGACCGCCGAGCCGCCAAAGTGCACATCCCGAGCCTGTTGGTCAGCGGCGCCTTGCAGGTGCGCTCGCCCAACGGCAAGAGCTATAGCGAACGCCTGAGCGCAGCACGTACCGAGAAAGACCTGAGCGCCATTTTCGATGACTTCATCGGCATGGTGCCGATGGGGCGCACGCTGTTTGGCGGTTTCAACCCGGTGCACACCGCCGGGCCGATGCAGGTCAGCATCGAGTTCGCCGAGCAGCACGCCAAGGGGTATCCGTATCCGGTGAACGGCACCATTCGCCACGAAGTGTTCACCCGCCGAGGCGGCATGTATTTCGGCATCGCCCATTTGTTGGGTTATCCGGTGAGTTATCGCGAACCGCTGTACCGTTTTGCCGACTTCAATGCAGGGTGGTACGCCAGTCGCAATGCGGCGTTTCAGAATGCAGTCAGTCGCGTCTCGGGCGTTCCGCTGGCGCTGGATGGTGACCTGATCCGCTACGACTCGATCATGCCGGGCACCACCGAACTGGCGGTGCGCCGACTCGGCAAATCATTGGGCATGCGCAATCCGGTGATCCGCGAGCAACTGGAAAAGGGCAACACCTTGGGATTCGAGGAGACCAAACTGTATCAACGGGTCTTCGAACTGGCGGATAAGGCAGAAGGCAAATCATTGCCACGGGCGGTGTTGCCTGGGATCGTTCTGCAGAGCCCTAAGATCACCCGCAAACTGACCACCGCGTGGTTCGCCAAGCGGGTCGACGAGCGCTATCGACGTTGCATGGCCAAGGACTGA